In Streptomyces sp. NBC_00683, the DNA window CATCGTCGAGCGCCTGGCAGATCTCGTCAGGAAGACTAAGCGCCTCCACTGACAAGGCCTCGGAGAGCTGCTGCGCGTTGCGCGCGCCGATGATCGGAGCCACCACTCCCGGGCGGTCCCGCACCCAGGCCAGGGCGACCATGAGCGGCGTCGTGGCGAGGCCGTCCGCAGCCGTGGCCACCGCGTCCACGATGCGGCTCGCCGGGTCGTCGAGATACGGCTCGACGAAGGGGGCCAGGTGCTCGGAGGCGCCCCGTGAATCGGACGGCGTACCGGTGCGGTACTTGCCGGTCAGTACCCCGCGGCCCAGCGGGGACGAGGGCAGCAGCCCCACTCCGAGGTCCAGTGCCGCGGGCAGCACCTCCCGCTCGATACCCCGCTGCAGCAGCGAGTACTCCATCTGCGTGCTGGCCAGCCGCGTACGCAGACCGGGCGCCGCGAGCTGCCAGGTGGCCGCCTTGGCAAGCTGCCAGCCGCTGAAGTTCGACACTCCCGCATAGCGGACGCGTCCCGAGGAGACCGCCAGGTCCAGTGCCTGCAGGGTCTCGTCCAGCGGCGTCACGGGGTCGAAGGCGTGGATCTGCCACAGGTCGACGTAGTCCGTCCCGAGCCGCTCCAGGGACGCGTCGAGCGCGGCCAGCAGATGCCCGCGCGATCCGTCGAAGCGGCGGTACGGATCGGGCACGCTGCCGGCCTTGGTCGCGATGACCAGATCCTGTCGGGGCACCAGGTTGTCGACGAGCCGGCCGAGAAGGTACTCGGCCTCCCCGCCGCCGTACACATCGGCTGTGTCGATCAGCGTGCCGCCGGCGTCCCAGAAGGCTTTCAGCTGGTCGGCAGCATCGTGCTCGTCGGTGTCCCGGCCCCAGGTGAGGGTGCCGAGCCCGACCCGGGACACGCGAAGGCCGGTACGGCCGAGATGCCTCTGCTCCATGGGCGCTGAGATTACTGGCCAAGGCCCCACAGGGTGGAAGCCTGTGGACAACCGAACTGAGGGCCGTCCAGCCTGCCGGATCCCCGGCATGCGCGCTAGAGTCCGGGACACAGGGACGTTACTCATCAGTAGAGGGAGCGCGGCATGCGGCTCGGCATCAATCTCGGTTACTGGGGCGCGGGCATGGACGGCGACAACCTCGCCGTCGCCCAGGAGGCCGACCGGCTCGGTTACGACGTCTGCTGGGCGGCCGAGGCCTACGGCTCCGACGTACCCACCGTCCTTGCCTGGGTCGCCGCCCAGACCGAGTCCATCGACGTCGGGTCCGCCATCATGCAGATCCCGGCCCGTCAGCCCGCCATGACGGCGATGACCGCGGCCACTCTCGACTCGCTCTCCGGAGGCCGGTTCCGCCTGGGCCTCGGTGTGTCGGGACCGCAGGTCTCCGAGGGCTGGTACGGCGTCAAGTTCGACAAGCCGCTGGCCCGCACCCGCGAGTACGTCGACATCGTGCGCAAGGCCATGTCCCGCGAGCGCCTCTCCTACGAGGGGGAGCACTGGACGCTGCCGCTCCCCGACGGCCCGGGCAAGCCCATCAAGCTCACCGTCCACCCCCAGCGCGAGCACATTCCGCTCTACATCGCCGCGATCGGCCCGAAGAACCTGGAGCAGACCGGCGAGATCGCCGACGGAGCCCTGCTGATCTTCCCCTCCGCCGAGCACCTCGAGGACACCGCGGTGAAGCACCTGCGGGCCGGCCGGGAGAAGGCCGGGAAGACCATGGAGGGCTTCGACGTCTGTCCGACGCTGCCGCTCGCCATCGGCGACGACATCAACGGCCTCGCCGACATGTTCCGCCCGTACACCGCGCTGTACGTCGGCGGCATGGGCAGCCGCAAGCAGAACTTCTACAACCAGCTGGCCCAGCGCATGGGGTACGAGAAGGAAGCCGCCGAGATCCAGGACAAGTACCTGGCCGGCGACAAGGCGGGCGCCGCCGCCGCCGTGCCGCACCAGCTCATCGACCAGACCACGCTGCTCGGCTCGGTGGAGCGGATCGCCGAGCGTATGCAGGCGTACGCCGCCGCCGGAGTCACCACGCTGACGCTCGCCCCGGCCGGCTTCACGCTCGAGGAGCGGCTCGCGGCCCTGCGCGCGGGCACGGACGCCCTGGAGCACTCCGGCCTCGCCGCGTAGCTGTCGCGCCCCCGGGGCAGCACTACGGCCGTGGTGGGGGCTCGGGGGTCCTCCCCGCCACGGCCGTCACAGGGAACAACGCGCACCGCGCCCGACGGTTACGCCCCGACCCGGCCGCCCGGACAGGGCCGGGGCCCGTTCGGCCCTCCCTCGGCCCCCCTCGTGTTGCCCGCCGCCCCGTTCCGCCTTTGACTTTGTTTCTGCGGACACGGTGCGAAGGGTGGCAGTGATGCTCTCGGCAAAGAGTCTTTTTCAGGAGATCCTCGACGACGACGACGCCTTCAGGCTGTTCTGCTCGATCGCAGCCAGCGGGGAGTCCCAGGGCGGCTGGGAGAACGGCCGCATCGCCGCCCTCGTCCCTAGGACCCTGCGCGATCTCGCCCCCAAGATCACCCGGCACGGGGCCGACGAGGACAAGCACGGCCGGATCTTCAACGCCCTG includes these proteins:
- a CDS encoding aldo/keto reductase, which produces MEQRHLGRTGLRVSRVGLGTLTWGRDTDEHDAADQLKAFWDAGGTLIDTADVYGGGEAEYLLGRLVDNLVPRQDLVIATKAGSVPDPYRRFDGSRGHLLAALDASLERLGTDYVDLWQIHAFDPVTPLDETLQALDLAVSSGRVRYAGVSNFSGWQLAKAATWQLAAPGLRTRLASTQMEYSLLQRGIEREVLPAALDLGVGLLPSSPLGRGVLTGKYRTGTPSDSRGASEHLAPFVEPYLDDPASRIVDAVATAADGLATTPLMVALAWVRDRPGVVAPIIGARNAQQLSEALSVEALSLPDEICQALDDVSAPVHRYPDQDWSTL
- a CDS encoding LLM class F420-dependent oxidoreductase, translating into MRLGINLGYWGAGMDGDNLAVAQEADRLGYDVCWAAEAYGSDVPTVLAWVAAQTESIDVGSAIMQIPARQPAMTAMTAATLDSLSGGRFRLGLGVSGPQVSEGWYGVKFDKPLARTREYVDIVRKAMSRERLSYEGEHWTLPLPDGPGKPIKLTVHPQREHIPLYIAAIGPKNLEQTGEIADGALLIFPSAEHLEDTAVKHLRAGREKAGKTMEGFDVCPTLPLAIGDDINGLADMFRPYTALYVGGMGSRKQNFYNQLAQRMGYEKEAAEIQDKYLAGDKAGAAAAVPHQLIDQTTLLGSVERIAERMQAYAAAGVTTLTLAPAGFTLEERLAALRAGTDALEHSGLAA